A genome region from Triticum aestivum cultivar Chinese Spring chromosome 2B, IWGSC CS RefSeq v2.1, whole genome shotgun sequence includes the following:
- the LOC123045476 gene encoding subtilisin-like protease SBT1.7 gives MNHQALPLLGVIGFLAACVAGTAEGDRRPYIVQMDVSAMPTPFTTHEGWYTSVLSSLSGRDEEAAPEHLYTYAHAMHSFSAVLTPRQLAEIQGMEGHVTAFPETYARLHTTRTPEFLGLTGGGAGAGGVWPASKYGEDVIVGIVDTGVWPESESFSDAGMTTKAVPARWKGACEAGKAFKASMCNGKLIGARSFSKALKQRGLAIAPDDYDSARDYYGHGSHTSSTAAGSAVKGASYFGYANGTATGIAPMARLAMYKAVFSGDTLESASSDVLAAMDRAIADGVDVMSLSLGFPETSYDTNVIAIGAFAAMQKGIFVTCSAGNDGSDGYTIMNGAPWITTVGASTIDREFTATVTLGSGSGGKRIHGKSVYPEHTAIADADLYYGHGNKSKQKCDYSSLSRKEVSGKYVFCTTGESLREQMDEVQGAGGRGLIAASNMKEFLQPTDYVMPLVLVTPSDGAAIQKFVTATKAPKVSIRFVGTELGVKPAPAVAYFSSRGPTQMSPAILKPDIVAPGVDILAAWVPNKEIMDIGKQKLYAKYMLVSGTSMASPHVAGVVALLRSAHPDWSPAAIRSAMMTTAYVKDNANNVIVSMPNRSPGTPLDYGSGHVSPNQATDPGLVYDATADDYVNFLCGLRYSSRQIAAVTGRRNASCATGANLDLNYPSFMVILNHTTSATRTFKRVLTNVAGSAAKYSVSVTAPAGMKVTVTPSALSFGGKGSKEGFSVTVQVNQVKRAGDDYSYIGNHGFLTWNEVGGKHAVRSPIVSAFAQ, from the coding sequence ATGAACCATCAGGCTTTGCCTCTGCTTGGCGTAATAGGCTTCTTGGCGGCATGTGTGGCGGGGACTGCAGAGGGCGACCGGCGGCCGTACATCGTGCAAATGGACGTGTCGGCGATGCCGACGCCGTTCACGACGCACGAGGGCTGGTACACGTCGGTGCTGTCGTCGCTGTCTGGcagggacgaggaggcggcgccggaGCACCTGTACACGTACGCGCACGCCATGCACAGCTTCAGCGCGGTGCTCACCCCGCGGCAGCTCGCGGAGATACAGGGGATGGAGGGGCACGTGACCGCCTTCCCGGAGACGTACGCGCGGCTCCACACCACGCGCACGCCCGAGTTCCTCGGGCtcaccggcggcggcgctggcgctgGCGGCGTCTGGCCGGCGTCCAAGTACGGGGAGGACGTGATCGTGGGGATCGTCGACACGGGCGTGTGGCCCGAGAGCGAGAGCTTCAGCGACGCGGGCATGACGACCAAGGCCGTGCCGGCTAGGTGGAAGGGCGCGTGCGAGGCCGGCAAGGCCTTCAAGGCCTCCATGTGCAACGGGAAGCTCATCGGGGCGCGCTCCTTCAGCAAGGCCCTCAAGCAGCGCGGCCTCGCCATCGCGCCGGACGACTACGACTCGGCCAGGGATTACTACGGCCACGGCTCCCACACCTCGTCCACTGCGGCCGGCAGCGCCGTCAAGGGCGCCAGCTACTTCGGCTACGCCAACGGCACGGCCACCGGCATCGCGCCCATGGCCAGGCTCGCCATGTACAAGGCCGTCTTCTCGGGCGACACCCTGGAGTCCGCGTCCAGCGACGTGCTGGCCGCCATGGACCGAGCGATCGCCGACGGCGTCGACGTCATGTCGCTCTCGCTGGGCTTCCCTGAAACTTCCTACGACACCAATGTCATTGCCATCGGGGCCTTCGCCGCCATGCAGAAGGGAATCTTCGTTACGTGCTCGGCCGGGAACGACGGCTCAGACGGGTACACCATCATGAATGGCGCGCCCTGGATCACCACCGTCGGCGCGTCGACCATCGACAGGGAGTTCACGGCGACCGTCAcgctcggcagcggcagcggcggcaagaGAATCCACGGCAAATCTGTGTACCCGGAGCACACAGCGATCGCCGACGCCGACCTCTACTACGGCCACGGCAACAAGAGCAAGCAGAAGTGCGACTACTCCAGCCTGAGCCGCAAGGAGGTGAGCGGGAAGTACGTCTTCTGCACCACCGGTGAGAGCCTCAGGGAGCAGATGGACGAGGTGCAGGGCGCCGGCGGCCGCGGGCTGATCGCCGCCAGCAACATGAAGGAATTCCTGCAGCCGACTGACTACGTCATGCCGCTGGTGCTGGTCACCCCGTCGGACGGCGCCGCTATCCAGAAGTTTGTGACGGCCACCAAGGCGCCCAAGGTGAGCATTCGGTTCGTCGGCACGGAGCTCGGCGTCAAGCCGGCACCGGCCGTGGCGTACTTCTCCTCCCGCGGGCCGACCCAGATGAGCCCGGCGATCCTGAAGCCGGACATCGTCGCGCCAGGGGTGGACATCCTCGCGGCATGGGTGCCCAACAAGGAAATCATGGATATCGGCAAGCAGAAGCTCTACGCCAAGTACATGCTCGTCTCCGGCACGTCCATGGCGTCGCCGCACGTCGCCGGCGTGGTCGCCCTGCTGCGGTCTGCGCACCCCGACTGGAGCCCGGCAGCCATCCGCTCGGCCATGATGACTACGGCCTACGTGAAGGACAACGCCAACAACGTCATTGTCAGCATGCCAAATCGATCACCGGGGACGCCTCTCGACTACGGCAGCGGCCACGTGAGCCCCAACCAGGCCACAGACCCCGGCCTTGTGTACGACGCGACGGCAGATGACTACGTCAACTTCCTCTGCGGCCTCCGCTATAGCAGCCGCCAGATAGCGGCCGTTACCGGCCGGCGAAACGCCAGTTGCGCCACCGGTGCCAACCTTGACCTGAACTACCCATCGTTCATGGTGATCCTCAACCACACGACTTCGGCCACCCGGACGTTCAAGAGGGTCCTGACCAACGTCGCCGGCTCGGCGGCAAAGTACAGCGTGTCGGTGACGGCTCCGGCAGGAATGAAGGTGACGGTGACGCCATCAGCACTGTCCTTTGGAGGCAAAGGCAGCAAGGAAGGGTTCAGTGTCACCGTGCAGGTCAACCAGGTGAAGAGAGCAGGAGATGACTACAGCTACATTGGAAACCATGGGTTCTTGACCTGGAATGAGGTTGGAGGAAAGCATGCTGTCAGGAGTCCAATAGTCTCAGCATTTGCTCAGTGA
- the LOC123045477 gene encoding thioredoxin M-type, chloroplastic isoform X5 — translation MAWPRPSSVHAARSPSDGCVCTRAFSALPVNVISSDGPRAACCVRLVSFHLPRSPPRLPSSQIPQTMAAAASRHLCCATALLSPSAAAAPIRQRVGYGSGSSSNRRWAHGPDAASWIRRPTTRSRTARVSCAYSTGAEAITACSWNQNVMCSDVPVLVEFWASWCGPCKMVHRIVDEIAGFSLLCQCNCCFCGAANTELIVPGAGVKL, via the exons ATGGCGTGGCCGCGTCCCTCCTCCGTCCACGCCGCCCGTTCGCCATCGGACGGCTGCGTTTGCACTCGCGCATTTTCCGCCTTGCCCGTCAACGTAATAAGCTCGGACGGACCGCGTGCTGCCTGCTGCGTGCGTCTCGTAAGTTTCCACCTACCACGTTCTCCGCCACGACTCCccagctctcaaattcctcaaaccATGGCCGCCGCGGCCTCACGGCACCTCTGCTGCGCCACGGCGCTGCtgtctccctccgccgccgcggcgcccATCCGCCAGAGGGTCGGCTacggctccggctcctcctccaaCCGCCGGTGGGCCCACGGGCCGGACGCCGCGTCCTGGATCCGGCGCCCGACGACTCGCTCCAGGACAGCGAGGGTGAGCTGCGCCTACTCTACCGGTG CTGAAGCAATCACTGCATGTTCCTGGAACCAAAATGTCATGTGCAGTGATGTACCTGTGCTTGTGGAGTTTTGGGCCTCATGGTGTGGACCTTGTAAAATGGTCCATCGAATTGTCGACGAGATTGCAG GTTTCTCTCTGTTATGTCAGTGCAATTGTTGTTTCTGTGGGGCTGCTAATACTGAGCTAATTGTCCCAG GTGCTGGAGTGAAGCTTTAG
- the LOC123045477 gene encoding thioredoxin M-type, chloroplastic-like isoform X4 → MAWPRPSSVHAARSPSDGCVCTRAFSALPVNVISSDGPRAACCVRLVSFHLPRSPPRLPSSQIPQTMAAAASRHLCCATALLSPSAAAAPIRQRVGYGSGSSSNRRWAHGPDAASWIRRPTTRSRTARVSCAYSTGAEAITACSWNQNVMCSDVPVLVEFWASWCGPCKMVHRIVDEIAGFSLLCQCNCCFCGAANTELIVPAAPTVVLLASGYIHLPCL, encoded by the exons ATGGCGTGGCCGCGTCCCTCCTCCGTCCACGCCGCCCGTTCGCCATCGGACGGCTGCGTTTGCACTCGCGCATTTTCCGCCTTGCCCGTCAACGTAATAAGCTCGGACGGACCGCGTGCTGCCTGCTGCGTGCGTCTCGTAAGTTTCCACCTACCACGTTCTCCGCCACGACTCCccagctctcaaattcctcaaaccATGGCCGCCGCGGCCTCACGGCACCTCTGCTGCGCCACGGCGCTGCtgtctccctccgccgccgcggcgcccATCCGCCAGAGGGTCGGCTacggctccggctcctcctccaaCCGCCGGTGGGCCCACGGGCCGGACGCCGCGTCCTGGATCCGGCGCCCGACGACTCGCTCCAGGACAGCGAGGGTGAGCTGCGCCTACTCTACCGGTG CTGAAGCAATCACTGCATGTTCCTGGAACCAAAATGTCATGTGCAGTGATGTACCTGTGCTTGTGGAGTTTTGGGCCTCATGGTGTGGACCTTGTAAAATGGTCCATCGAATTGTCGACGAGATTGCAG GTTTCTCTCTGTTATGTCAGTGCAATTGTTGTTTCTGTGGGGCTGCTAATACTGAGCTAATTGTCCCAG CTGCTCCTACAGTGGTACTGTTGGCTAGTGGCTACATACATTTACCGTGCCTTTGA
- the LOC123045477 gene encoding thioredoxin M-type, chloroplastic-like isoform X3, producing MAWPRPSSVHAARSPSDGCVCTRAFSALPVNVISSDGPRAACCVRLVSFHLPRSPPRLPSSQIPQTMAAAASRHLCCATALLSPSAAAAPIRQRVGYGSGSSSNRRWAHGPDAASWIRRPTTRSRTARVSCAYSTGAEAITACSWNQNVMCSDVPVLVEFWASWCGPCKMVHRIVDEIAGFSLLCQCNCCFCGAANTELIVPVTAAPTVVLLASGYIHLPCL from the exons ATGGCGTGGCCGCGTCCCTCCTCCGTCCACGCCGCCCGTTCGCCATCGGACGGCTGCGTTTGCACTCGCGCATTTTCCGCCTTGCCCGTCAACGTAATAAGCTCGGACGGACCGCGTGCTGCCTGCTGCGTGCGTCTCGTAAGTTTCCACCTACCACGTTCTCCGCCACGACTCCccagctctcaaattcctcaaaccATGGCCGCCGCGGCCTCACGGCACCTCTGCTGCGCCACGGCGCTGCtgtctccctccgccgccgcggcgcccATCCGCCAGAGGGTCGGCTacggctccggctcctcctccaaCCGCCGGTGGGCCCACGGGCCGGACGCCGCGTCCTGGATCCGGCGCCCGACGACTCGCTCCAGGACAGCGAGGGTGAGCTGCGCCTACTCTACCGGTG CTGAAGCAATCACTGCATGTTCCTGGAACCAAAATGTCATGTGCAGTGATGTACCTGTGCTTGTGGAGTTTTGGGCCTCATGGTGTGGACCTTGTAAAATGGTCCATCGAATTGTCGACGAGATTGCAG GTTTCTCTCTGTTATGTCAGTGCAATTGTTGTTTCTGTGGGGCTGCTAATACTGAGCTAATTGTCCCAG TTACAGCTGCTCCTACAGTGGTACTGTTGGCTAGTGGCTACATACATTTACCGTGCCTTTGA
- the LOC123045477 gene encoding uncharacterized protein isoform X1, translated as MAWPRPSSVHAARSPSDGCVCTRAFSALPVNVISSDGPRAACCVRLVSFHLPRSPPRLPSSQIPQTMAAAASRHLCCATALLSPSAAAAPIRQRVGYGSGSSSNRRWAHGPDAASWIRRPTTRSRTARVSCAYSTGAEAITACSWNQNVMCSDVPVLVEFWASWCGPCKMVHRIVDEIAGFSLLCQCNCCFCGAANTELIVPGNSSRHVLLNLVLLLFIVSNLQYISRLNKLNLGYHAELLFITL; from the exons ATGGCGTGGCCGCGTCCCTCCTCCGTCCACGCCGCCCGTTCGCCATCGGACGGCTGCGTTTGCACTCGCGCATTTTCCGCCTTGCCCGTCAACGTAATAAGCTCGGACGGACCGCGTGCTGCCTGCTGCGTGCGTCTCGTAAGTTTCCACCTACCACGTTCTCCGCCACGACTCCccagctctcaaattcctcaaaccATGGCCGCCGCGGCCTCACGGCACCTCTGCTGCGCCACGGCGCTGCtgtctccctccgccgccgcggcgcccATCCGCCAGAGGGTCGGCTacggctccggctcctcctccaaCCGCCGGTGGGCCCACGGGCCGGACGCCGCGTCCTGGATCCGGCGCCCGACGACTCGCTCCAGGACAGCGAGGGTGAGCTGCGCCTACTCTACCGGTG CTGAAGCAATCACTGCATGTTCCTGGAACCAAAATGTCATGTGCAGTGATGTACCTGTGCTTGTGGAGTTTTGGGCCTCATGGTGTGGACCTTGTAAAATGGTCCATCGAATTGTCGACGAGATTGCAG GTTTCTCTCTGTTATGTCAGTGCAATTGTTGTTTCTGTGGGGCTGCTAATACTGAGCTAATTGTCCCAGGTAACTCTTCAAGGCATGTTTTATTAAACCTTGTGCTCCTATTATTTATTGTCTCTAATCTGCAATATATATCTAGACTCAACAAGCTAAACCTTGGTTATCATGCAGAACTTCTTTTTATTACCCTTTAG
- the LOC123045477 gene encoding thioredoxin M3, chloroplastic isoform X2, which translates to MAAAASRHLCCATALLSPSAAAAPIRQRVGYGSGSSSNRRWAHGPDAASWIRRPTTRSRTARVSCAYSTGAEAITACSWNQNVMCSDVPVLVEFWASWCGPCKMVHRIVDEIAGEYAGRIKCYKLDTDDYPQTANSYNIERVPTVLLFKDGEKIHSITGTLPKAVYVRAIENSFLEQ; encoded by the exons ATGGCCGCCGCGGCCTCACGGCACCTCTGCTGCGCCACGGCGCTGCtgtctccctccgccgccgcggcgcccATCCGCCAGAGGGTCGGCTacggctccggctcctcctccaaCCGCCGGTGGGCCCACGGGCCGGACGCCGCGTCCTGGATCCGGCGCCCGACGACTCGCTCCAGGACAGCGAGGGTGAGCTGCGCCTACTCTACCGGTG CTGAAGCAATCACTGCATGTTCCTGGAACCAAAATGTCATGTGCAGTGATGTACCTGTGCTTGTGGAGTTTTGGGCCTCATGGTGTGGACCTTGTAAAATGGTCCATCGAATTGTCGACGAGATTGCAGGCGAGTACGCTGGAAGGATAAAATGCTATAAGCTTGACACTGATGATTACCCACAAACTGCAAACTCCTACAATATCGAGAGGGTTCCGACTGTTTTACTATTCAAGGATGGAGAGAAAATACATAGTATTACTGGAACTCTGCCAAAAGCCGTTTATGTGAGGGCCATTGAGAATTCTTTCTTGGAACAGTGA